In Quercus robur chromosome 11, dhQueRobu3.1, whole genome shotgun sequence, the sequence ATTAGTTTGTAGTTTCTTGTTTGAGtgataaaaatttgatttttggttttggttttggttttggttttgaaatgCAGAAACCGGAGGATATAGAAGGGGAGTGCCCGTTTTTGGATTCGGAGGAGCCGTGTCCTTATGGCTTGGCTTGTAGGTTTTTGGGCACACATAAAAGTAAAGATAAAGATGGTGTTTTGGGTGGTAAGAAGAAGATGAGTGATGAGTGTAATGGGTTGAATAAGGATGTTCAGAAGCTtttgtggaaaaataaaatgaaatttccTAAGGCTGATGCCAAACTCAAAGCTCTTGGTCTCCTGGTAACTATGCTAAGATTTTACTTTTCTACTTAAAATGCATTtatgtatttgtatttttatcttGCATACTACTCTCATTGTTATTTAGAAAGAGAAGCTTGTAACGATTTTCGTACGGGTTTTATTGATTTAGAGAGTGTGTATGCTAGAGACTATAGACTGCGTAGAGAGATTATGGGGTGGGTTTAGATAAGATTAAGGATATGTATAACGCTAGTTGTAACTGGCGTGAGAACAAATGGATCGATAATTCATATTCATCTTTTTCTCTTGCATACTACTTTCATTCTTGTTTAGAAAGAGAAGGTTGTAATGATTTTTGTACGGGTTTTGTTGATTAAGAGAGTGTATGATAGAGGACTATAGACTGTGTAGACAGATTATGGGGGTGGGTTTAGATAAGATTAAGGATATGTATAACAGAGTTGTAACTAGTGTGAGAACAAATGGATTGATAATGCTTAAGGACGTATATATTGAAGAGGATGTGATTTATAGGATAAGAGTGGATGAAGTGGAGAAGTTCTTTGGGTGTATTGTGTGATTATAGAATACCAGTTAAgttgaaagggaaaattttacaatttatgcCATATGGTTGCTGAATGTTCAGCTATCAAGAAgtaacatattcataaaatgagtgTGGATGAAATGAGAATATTAAGTTGGGTAAGTGGAAACATAAGGGTGGCTACTAAtaatgaaaagatgaggaagaGTTGCTTGAGATGATTTGGTTATATGTGCAAAGAAGAGCAATTAACACACTAGTGGGGAAGAGTGATTTGATTTAAGTTGTTAGAATGAAAAGAGGTAGTGGAACAACTAAAATAACACTAGTAGAAGTAGAAAAAAGGACATGCTATTCAAGGAAGTAACAAAGAGTACGTTTTTGGATATGATAGAATGGGTAGGGAGAATAGATGTGGCCGACTTCGATTActttgttgaggatccatagccgaCCACAAAGTTTTGGAACTAaggatttgttgttgttgttgttaggCTGAAACTTGGAACCCAATTCATTTTAGGACCTAGTAGTCACTGAAGATATCATGGGCAATTGAATCATTACACTGCCTTTTCATAGTCATGCAGCATGAatcttaaaaaatatgttaagaaTCTTTGTACATCATCTTACTGGATCCTATGCTCTCAAGACACTAGCCACCAAGGCTATAGAAAGGGCTGGCAATGAGGCGGTAATCTGAATTCCTTCATCtaagaagtttaaaaaagatGAACGGACAATTTAAATGGTACCTGAAAGAGAGAAGGTTCATTTTTCTTAGCTGGGtttgattttgtaaaaattttcctgtcccttttgtttatgattctttctcattttcaacTTTTAGTTGGTTGATACAAAACTGTGGTGTGGATAaagtattatttttgtatattttattataaaacattATACTTATAACTGCTTTTATTGTGTTGCAGGGGAAGGCAAAGTCAAAAACGAAAATTGTTGAAGAAAAGGAGGAGGATGAAACTGTTCCAGGTACTTGTCATGTCACTGATGGAAATGGTGTTAGTGAAGTGAACGGTGACTTGGATACTAAATTGGAATCAGCTGAAGTGCCAGAAGAGGATGATCTAGATATAAAAGTTGGATCTGATGAACCACCCATGAAGAAACCAAAATCTGTAATTGAAGAAAACGGAAACTCCGCTAAAGCCAACAATGGAGGTTTAGCTTTTATAtcaattgtttgtttgtttattcatttatttttgaaaatatgtggagGTATTTAATATACTTCATCTAAGATCTAGGCAACTTAGATTGAATATCTTGCAACAGATGTGACTTTCATGGAGAAAGTTGTTGGGGAAAGCTGTATACAAACTGAACCAGAAGCTGGAATGGATGTTACAACTCCAGAAGGTGATAGAAGCCTAAAGTTACACCCACGTGAAAAGAAGATTATCGATTTTAGAGAAAAACTGTATCTTGCACCTCTGACCACTGTTGGAAATCTTCCATTCCGAAGGGTTTGCAAAGTCTTGGGAGCAGATGTAACATGCGGTGAAATGGCAATGTGTACTAATCTTTTGCAGGTCTCTATGTTGTTCTTTGTCTGCTTAACTGATTTATGTTCTTCCTAAAATTTGGTGTGGATTATGAATGCAATTTTCAAGTGGTGCTGAAAagcataatttttgtttttacttgtaAGGTGTTGCTTAGATATATGCAGTTTTGCCACACTCTGACATGTAGCCAAGCATTCATTGTCAACATAGAATTCCCAGTATAAGAATCagtacagattttttttttttttttttccacaggAAGATGATATATTTTAGATCACCTTAAGATGGAAATTGGCATAGTAAAATACACTCCACCacccaacaccccccccccccctttctgaATCCCAACAACAGGGGCCCGTTTTTCTTTCCATACTTCATACTTGAACTTCAACATTACCTTTTTTGATTTGGctgcatttttcttttgggaATAGGGTCAAGCTTCAGAATGGGCACTGCTGAGAAGACATTCTTCTGAGGATTTGTTTGGTGTTCAGATATGTGGGGCATATCCAGACACTGTGACACGTGCTATGGAACTTATAGATCAAGAATGTACAGTGGACTTTATTGATATAAACATGGGGTGCCCAATCGATATTGTAGTGGAAAAGGGTGCTGGATCTGCTCTTCTTAATAAGCCAATGCGGATAAAAAGCATTATAGAAGCAGCTTCTGGCACTGTGGATAAACCTATTACTGTCAAGGTGCTTGCTTAGGATTTATGTAGATTTTTTATGAATATGAATTGAGTGATCTGTAGCTGTTTCCATTCTTGCATCTTTAAGCTGCAAACTTTGTTTTAAGTTCTGTGTTTTTTCTTCCCTGCTTCTgtaatcaactttttttttttgtctatggCTTTTTGCTCATCAATCTTGTCCAAGATGCAttatactttttcttcttttcctggGTTGCTACAGGTGCGAACAGGtttttttgaagggaaaaatcGCATTGATTCACTTATTACAGACATTGGCAACTGGGGAGCTAGTGCAGTAACAATACATGGTCGATCACGTCAGCAACGGTATAGCAAGCTTGCCAACTGGGACTATGTATACCAGTGTGCCAGAAAAGCTCCTGATGCTTTGCAAGTTATGGGAAATGGAGATGTTTTCTCGTATTTAGACTGGAACACACGCAAAGCTGATTGCCCTGAACTTGCTACATGCATGATTGCTCGAGGAGCACTAATTAAGGTTTGTGTTTTGCCTAGTATAGTTTCCATGTACTAGGGTTGCATCCCTTTCTGTGCTTTCAATACATTATTTACTTATTCCCatcccacccccacccccaccttCCTGCCTTTTCTCTTTTAGTGCATGCTTTAAAGCTTGTGAATATGATAAATTTTGCTTTGCAGCCATGGATATTTACTGAAATCAAGGAACAGAGGCACTGGGACATTACTTCTGGGGAACGattaaatattttgaaggatTTTGTGCGTTTGGGCCTTGAACATTGGGGTTCTGACACAAAAGGTATGTCTTATTTATTGAATTGGCACATAATATTTGTATACAAAAAGGTATAGTAATTTGACTGGGCTGCAAACATAGATTCAGTTTCTCTTTAGAAGTGCGTCTTTCTGTTATGAGTCTTCTAGTTCAGTGACATTGCTTGGTCTTCTTTACAAGAAGAACCATGGTTTGAATCCCACTCCCCATTTGGCACATAAAAGAAGAGCATATTTCTATGAACCTGAAAGCGATAGTATGAGAGCAAAAAATGGGTATGATAAGAAGCCTTCGGCAAGCAATTAAGTCTTTGCTTTCCTGAAAATAACATCGTCTATgattaaaatttgttgtactTCATAACATTTGAGCAATGGACCCAGCacctttttttagttttcaatgcTGTCTAAagcttcttaaattttttttcatgtgtttgctgatcaaaattttgattattcTGGGCTTTTTTCCTTGGATCTTACACCTGCAGGAGTGGAGACAACAAGGCGATTTTTATTGGAATGGCTTAGTTATACTTGTAGGTATATACCTGTTGGTCTTTTAGATGTCATCCCTCAAAGACTGAACTGGCGCCCTCCCTCCTACTATGGTCGTGATGACCTTGAGACATTAATGGTCTCAGATTCTGCAGCTGACTGGGTATGCCTTCTATATTGGCTTATTTATTTCACCATTAAGCATCTAGATGTTCTAGTTTGCTTACTTTCCTTTTAATTTGTTGCAGGTTCGGATATCCGAGATGTTACTTGGCAAGGTTCCAGATGGCTTCACATTCGCACCAAAGCATAAATCTAATGCTTATGACCGGGCAGAAAATGGCTAATCTTATGCGGTTCATCGATGTTGCCTTGAGGCAACTTTGTTTGGTAGATTAATATTGGGTACACAAAAACATTTCTTTGCTGGCACATTCAACCCCAATGGTTTTTTGCTGCAATAATGTTATATATCTGATATACGCATCATCCCTCTCATTGTGTGAGCCTTACGGTTGCAAGAGGAAAGCTGCAGATATAAGATGCATGAGATTCCTTCCCCTTTTATTGGATGCCAGTGTGTTTATAATTGAAAGATATCTTAAGATGTCTTTGGATGCACAGCTCATTGTTtgaataaaagcaaaaaaggaaATGAGCATTTAACGTTTTATTGACATCTCTACTGTAATTTAAAGGTGGGGTTAACTGACCACCTAGATTTTGAAGCTGTTCATTTGTTATTCAACAACACTGTAACTTTGTCACAGGCAAGCATGCAATTTTCATGAGGTTGAAATATTGACTAAGACAAACTTGGTTTTGCGTAGCTGCACTCTTTTATtagatttgttttttggtttgtgaAACCCATCATGGTAGGGCCCTGGAATCTCGTGTTTGGattaagattaaaaattaaaattatttcactatttagcttatttttgctattatttatgacTCTACTACTTTTTTTGACATTATTTATGAGCTTgttgtactatttcaattaatttttacctttatctataatattttaagcaataatttttcagtttcagaatttaaaaaaattgtctttttttttctgttgTTGAAGAactcattttaaaaaaactgtCATCTTTTCAAATATTGTAAAGTGGGGACTTGGAATCTTTCTTTACATTTCTGAAGTATCTTTATAGTGTGTACACTGGGAAATCTGGGAAGTCATAAAGTAGAATTCGTGAAAGCTGTGGAGCATGACATCTTTGTGAATGAATTTTTGCTTCTTTCATTCCAAAAACGTGTCTCGGTTCATGGAATTTATTAGTACAGGTTAAtaaatgctttttctttttttcaagaCTGTCCTTGAGTTGACAAGAAAAATTGAGTAGAACTTGTTAGGCATGACAATCAATTTCACATGGGATGCTAAGAATAGGGACTGAAAACGTTGAATCCaatcttttcttattttgaagtAACCTTTGATGCGTATGAAAAGAATATAAGGATTTAGTTTATGTTCAAGAAAATCAATATTGCTATGAAACATGGTTTTGGAACGATGTCGATTTGGAGCTAGAGTAGATGCTAGTGGCTTTGAGGCAAGGCTTTAAGAATAAGCAAAGATCCATATACTAATAAGGATGTACAAAAGGCCCCCACAAACAATACACTGTTTGTTTTAATCCCACCAAAATGACACCATTTGAGTTCTGTGCATTAGATCTTATAAGATGTTGACATGTATCCAACATTATGTGTCAACATTTTAGTTTAGTGCTATTGTGCATTGGACTTGATAAGATGTTGACATGGTTGAGTCCAGTGCTACTGTACATTGAACCTGATAAGATGTTGACATATATCAAACATTATGTGCTAGCATCTTAGTGCCCCATGGAAAATATGTGTATGTATTTGCTGGTTGCCCCACGCTACCTCCTAGTTGGCAAATATAGTGGATTGGttttgatgatgccgaaaatcaTGAGTAAGCTATACAATATTCACGTGCTCGAAACAAGACTTGCgaaacaaaacaacaaagaaaacccTAGGAGAGTACCGGTGCGGTACTGGCCAACGACCCTCCGAAAGTTAAGTCAGAGGACTCTTTACAACTTTAGAGTGCCAGAACTAGAGTAAATTATatgtaccttggtttgtgagggttttggggtttttatagtagtgtatgGTTGTCACTAATTCCTTGGCTAAGATGTTTCCTTGTGGGAGAGAACCTCCTTAATTTGCGTATCTTGCGaaatcctttccttgtaggagtttTCTTGATTAGGGTTAAGCGAAGGGCACAAGATGTTTCCTTATACACGCATGCGTGGAGATCAAGTAAGGCTACGTCAGACCTGTCAAAGGTTTATGTACCCCCTTTAGCTTCTCTCCATCAACTCCCTGTTTCGCCGTCCAAGGTACTGTCGTCAGTTTCGAGGGGAGTTGTAGATTATTATACTGTCGTTGTCTCTCATGAGTAAGGCTGACGGGTTTATTAGGACCGTCGTCTTTTGCCTTATCACGGGTGAGTatcaatattacaaaattacccttatcaggttttaagtataaaatcagTTATGGGAAGGATTAAGTGCATTGTCACAAGAGACAAGACTGCTCATAATCATTTTTTGAACTTTACACTTGACTCCATTATCGTGATTGATTCTCATGTCTACAGCTTGATGGCATATGCATATTGCTTATCTTGTCCTCTCAAGAATATGGACAACCTCTTGGCCTATTGCTATAGCTTTAATTCATTTGCAACCTCGTTTCACAATTGCAGAGgtgaaaaaattgtgaaactaTAGGTTATGAATggtgtataataaaagtgatgACAGTGGTGATCCCATTGTTTCACAATTGTAGAGGCCATAGAATTGTGAAACCATAGGTTATGAatggtgtataataaaaattatgttagtGGTAATCTcatataaaagtgatgttgcaTTAATCACAATCTACTACATATGTTGTGGAAAGAactgtaaatttttttgctgtAACCTTGTTGATTCAAGTATTCTCAAATTTATCAGTTTTTTCTCTCATACCAAGTGATTTTGGCTGCTTTTGACTGAGCATGGAAAAGAAATAGATAGTTGGCtgaattttgttatttgaacTTGCACAGGGGGCAAGAGAAATGGCAACAGGACTGAAATTTATTGGCGCTGGTTCGGCATTTTGTGGCAAAACTCCATCAGCTATAACAGAACATGATTATTCCTTTTGATGGGGAAGTGAACAAGATGTTTCATATAAGTGTTGTTACTTGTTACTGataattactctctctctctctctctctttttaaataTAGACAACTAAAAAgatttattgaagaaaaaaaagaaggaaaactaCTCTCTTTAAACAAGTTCATTAGCTGCAAGACATTATACTGCAAATCCTTCATCCACTCCAGAAACTAGTTGCTTACACATTTGGTCTGACGCCAAAACTTTCGAATCTGACCTAAGCTTTAGATGGTCTATTGCAACAGCTAAGATACCGTATGTGTTCAATGCAAGAGTTCAGCATGAAAATGAATTACAACAATTGTTGAGTTGGCAtcaggaaaaaggaaaatacttGAAGCAATCATGCAAGGTTAGAATTTGAGGGGATGAGGCAAAGGCAGACAAGTGTATTTGTTACAtccatggttgtcaaaatcccgATATGAATCCCACGATCCTACGATCTCACCTGCCCAAAATGATTCAGATCTTTCAAGAATCTTTGCAATTGGTAAGATCGTACGATCTGATGATCCCAATCGACCTTGGtttcttgtaatcttctttaacttgatAGAAGACTTAGTTGGActcatatgaaaaataaaatcccaataGACCAAGTTTTTCCACTCTAATGTAGAGAGATTATCAATTGgagccaaataaaaaatatctcaaTAGAGTGTTatgttttgagattttttgcTTCTTTAAATGATGCTTATAATGTGATGTATGGTAATTATATCaataaatgtataatttatgtgattatttaatataccaatgtgtattttttgtatttttctcatATAATATAGGATCTCACGATCCACAATTCCCACCAACCTCCCATGATTATACGTAAGATCctaattttgacaaccttggtcACATCCAATACAATGCCTCCATCAAAGTCTTCAAATGATTCACATTTTCATTCTATTTTACTGATTCACATAGTTCAAGCTTTTCTTGCTTAATTCAAGTCTTTAGCAACAGAGACCAATAAGATGAAAAGACGCAAAGAAGTAGAAGTTTCATGACAACACAGTTTCTATCTGAATTCAGAGATGATAAAGTAGATTTATCAGAGATAATTCATGGGTGGAACTACATGAAGTTTTGTAGATATTGCTGTAAAAGACTTTCTGAATGATTTTGTACAATATTAGTTGATTGGCATATGACATGCTATTTTAGTTCCGGCAGGCAAATTAGTTTCTAAATTTCAGTATTTAACCACCATCTAAATTTTCCACCaaccaaaaattgaaacaatGGCTAAAATTCTGTTGCTCTATAAATTGGGGGTTCACCCTTTATTAATAGTTCAACAATTAAGCCAATGGTCTGTATTACAAGATCAAGCCTGGCGAGttttagttaactcaactggtaaaatctcttgAGTGTTGAAATATAAATCTACAGTTTAAaccccacctacaccaaaactAATTGGTGCCTTCACTTGATGCTAAAGAGCAATCATTTAGAGCAAACGTCATAGATTGatatttcaacatttttttttttttaattaaaaaaaagtgtaggtatttttttttgggataagtaattaatattaatatgcaTTTGATCTTATTTTCTATATCAAGAGGCTAATGCAATGCTACATATTCTTTTATCAGACCATAACCATTCAATTTACTCTGCAACATCGTGTATTTGTAGTGCTCAAATCAAGCAAGAGATCCAAGACCAAATTCTGAACAAGCTATGGACCAAAAGGAAAAACAGTAGTGGGAAGAACTAGGAAGCTATAATAGAAAATTCTCAATATCAGAGCAGATCTCAATACGGAACATTTAACCTAGTGTACCAAAATCATGTCAAAGAAGTTCTAGCATAAAACCCAAATATAAGTCAGATTCAAAACTGAATAACATGaactaacaaaattgtataAGCCTTAAGCTTTCAGTTCCAAAGTGAATTGAGGAAGCACATAATACTGTAAGTAGAGACCACTGAAGAAATCTGTCGCTCACTGCCTCTCATATCTGATAGCCCTACATCTTGTTCTGTGGATCACAAAAGGCATGTATAATGTAAAACAGATAATTGCAAGCAACAAAACCATCAGTTTATGACAGCGATTAGGCAGTGCTAACCTCCAATTCTGACTTTGGTTTTGCTTGGACCCAACCCCCATCAATGGATTCAAAACTCCCATTTATCCCATCGTCCACAAAATCACCAACCCTTTTCACCTTAAGCTCCCTAGGCTCAACAGGATACTTGCCAGAGAAGCAAGCATAACAATAATTGGGTGCATCTTCAGCCAACAACTTCTGCAGACTACCAAtgggaagaaaagaaagtgaatcTGACCCAATAAATTCCCTAATCTCCTCCGTGCTCATCCTATTAGAAATCAACTCCTCTGAACTAGGTGTATCCACTCCATAATAACAAGACCCGATAATCGGTGGGCTTGCAATCCTCATGTGAACTTCTTTAGCCCCAGCCTCCTTTATCAACCTAACAATCTTTGAAGATGTTGTTCCCCTCACAATTGAGTCATCCACAACCACAACCCTCTTTCCCTCCAACACTGCTCGAACCGGTGATAACTTAAGCTTCACACCAAAGTCCCTAATCTTCTGTGATGGTTCAATGAAAGTCCTCCCAACATAGTGTG encodes:
- the LOC126705367 gene encoding tRNA-dihydrouridine(47) synthase [NAD(P)(+)]-like → MDESTTGIITTTEESVVEKPELSLVPPPPSEPVDSHSQSHSELTTEELVAKSIAPIKKHFLRPPPLRASSNDAVSQTTANAAPAPSQSSFVKDKKSKRQLKRERRQDQKSSKNICPLIAKTGDVTSCPYNDKCRFSHDVEGFKAQKPEDIEGECPFLDSEEPCPYGLACRFLGTHKSKDKDGVLGGKKKMSDECNGLNKDVQKLLWKNKMKFPKADAKLKALGLLGKAKSKTKIVEEKEEDETVPGTCHVTDGNGVSEVNGDLDTKLESAEVPEEDDLDIKVGSDEPPMKKPKSVIEENGNSAKANNGDVTFMEKVVGESCIQTEPEAGMDVTTPEGDRSLKLHPREKKIIDFREKLYLAPLTTVGNLPFRRVCKVLGADVTCGEMAMCTNLLQGQASEWALLRRHSSEDLFGVQICGAYPDTVTRAMELIDQECTVDFIDINMGCPIDIVVEKGAGSALLNKPMRIKSIIEAASGTVDKPITVKVRTGFFEGKNRIDSLITDIGNWGASAVTIHGRSRQQRYSKLANWDYVYQCARKAPDALQVMGNGDVFSYLDWNTRKADCPELATCMIARGALIKPWIFTEIKEQRHWDITSGERLNILKDFVRLGLEHWGSDTKGVETTRRFLLEWLSYTCRYIPVGLLDVIPQRLNWRPPSYYGRDDLETLMVSDSAADWVRISEMLLGKVPDGFTFAPKHKSNAYDRAENG